A region from the Canis lupus dingo isolate Sandy chromosome 9, ASM325472v2, whole genome shotgun sequence genome encodes:
- the LOC118355703 gene encoding CMRF35-like molecule 8 isoform X3 → MVWNGGVAWLPWALLLLWVPGCSSLRGPDSVSGTVGGSLSVRCQYKERFRDHDKYWCKSPCVWKIVETTESQREVTKGRVSIRDHPADLTFTVTLKSLTEGDAGTYKCGIDTLWWVDPTFSVVVSVNPAEMKTKLYWSSSSPASTTTGATHSASSQEELQPSQSLGLQVLLSLLALLLLLLGGSSLLAWRMIRRHRRVKAGENSEPLRTPGQATQQGELCYANLELPMWPLRAEPVQPRQVEVEYSTVQKASREEPYYSSVVFDFQSEDSKANRIRSQRTLEQETQYSVIKNT, encoded by the exons ATGGTCTGGAACGGCGGGGTTGCatggctgccttgggctctgctgcttctctgggtcccag GCTGTTCGTCTCTGCGTGGCCCCGACTCCGTGTCGGGCACCGTGGGGGGATCCCTGAGCGTGCGGTGTCAGTACAAGGAGAGATTCAGAGACCATGACAAATACTGGTGCAAAAGCCCATGTGTGTGGAAGATCGTGGAGACCacagagtcacagagagaagTGACGAAAGGCCGCGTGTCCATCAGGGACCATCCTGCAGACCTCACCTTCACAGTGACCTTGAAGAGCCTCACAGAAGGCGATGCAGGAACATACAAGTGTGGGATCGACACACTGTGGTGGGTTGACCCCACCTTCTCCGTTGTGGTGTCTGTGAACCCAG CTGAAATGAAGACCAAGTTGTACTGGTCCTCCTCATCCCCTGCCTCGACCACCACGGGAGCCACCCACAGTGCAAGCAGCCAGGAGGAATTACAGCCAAGTCAGAGTCTGGG GCTCCAAGTACTCCTCTCCTTGTTGGCACTTCTGCTGCTTCTGCTGGGGGGAAGCTCGCTGCTGGCCTGGAGGATGATTCGCAGACACAGACGGGTCAAAG CTGGTGAGAATTCAGAGCCACTCCGGACCCCTGGTCAG GCTACTCAGCAAGGGGAGCTCTGCTATGCGAATCTGGAGCTGCCAATGTGGCCACTTCGGGCAGAGCCTGTGCAACCgaggcaggtggaggtggaaTATAGCACAGTG cagaAGGCTTCCAGGGAAGAACCCTACTACTCATCTGTGGTGTTTGACTTCCAGAGTGAGGATTCTAAGGCCAACAGGATTCGCTCCCAGAGGACCCTGGAGCAGGAGACACAGTACAGCGTGATCAAGAACACATAA
- the LOC118355703 gene encoding CMRF35-like molecule 8 isoform X1: MVWNGGVAWLPWALLLLWVPGCSSLRGPDSVSGTVGGSLSVRCQYKERFRDHDKYWCKSPCVWKIVETTESQREVTKGRVSIRDHPADLTFTVTLKSLTEGDAGTYKCGIDTLWWVDPTFSVVVSVNPATMSTSSASITVTQISTITAEMKTKLYWSSSSPASTTTGATHSASSQEELQPSQSLGLQVLLSLLALLLLLLGGSSLLAWRMIRRHRRVKAGENSEPLRTPGQATQQGELCYANLELPMWPLRAEPVQPRQVEVEYSTVQKASREEPYYSSVVFDFQSEDSKANRIRSQRTLEQETQYSVIKNT, translated from the exons ATGGTCTGGAACGGCGGGGTTGCatggctgccttgggctctgctgcttctctgggtcccag GCTGTTCGTCTCTGCGTGGCCCCGACTCCGTGTCGGGCACCGTGGGGGGATCCCTGAGCGTGCGGTGTCAGTACAAGGAGAGATTCAGAGACCATGACAAATACTGGTGCAAAAGCCCATGTGTGTGGAAGATCGTGGAGACCacagagtcacagagagaagTGACGAAAGGCCGCGTGTCCATCAGGGACCATCCTGCAGACCTCACCTTCACAGTGACCTTGAAGAGCCTCACAGAAGGCGATGCAGGAACATACAAGTGTGGGATCGACACACTGTGGTGGGTTGACCCCACCTTCTCCGTTGTGGTGTCTGTGAACCCAG CAACAATGTCTACCTCATCTGCCAGCATCACTGTAACTCAGATCTCGACAATCACAGCTGAAATGAAGACCAAGTTGTACTGGTCCTCCTCATCCCCTGCCTCGACCACCACGGGAGCCACCCACAGTGCAAGCAGCCAGGAGGAATTACAGCCAAGTCAGAGTCTGGG GCTCCAAGTACTCCTCTCCTTGTTGGCACTTCTGCTGCTTCTGCTGGGGGGAAGCTCGCTGCTGGCCTGGAGGATGATTCGCAGACACAGACGGGTCAAAG CTGGTGAGAATTCAGAGCCACTCCGGACCCCTGGTCAG GCTACTCAGCAAGGGGAGCTCTGCTATGCGAATCTGGAGCTGCCAATGTGGCCACTTCGGGCAGAGCCTGTGCAACCgaggcaggtggaggtggaaTATAGCACAGTG cagaAGGCTTCCAGGGAAGAACCCTACTACTCATCTGTGGTGTTTGACTTCCAGAGTGAGGATTCTAAGGCCAACAGGATTCGCTCCCAGAGGACCCTGGAGCAGGAGACACAGTACAGCGTGATCAAGAACACATAA
- the LOC118355703 gene encoding CMRF35-like molecule 8 isoform X2, which translates to MVWNGGVAWLPWALLLLWVPGCSSLRGPDSVSGTVGGSLSVRCQYKERFRDHDKYWCKSPCVWKIVETTESQREVTKGRVSIRDHPADLTFTVTLKSLTEGDAGTYKCGIDTLWWVDPTFSVVVSVNPATMSTSSASITVTQISTITAEMKTKLYWSSSSPASTTTGATHSASSQEELQPSQSLGLQVLLSLLALLLLLLGGSSLLAWRMIRRHRRVKAGENSEPLRTPGQATQQGELCYANLELPMWPLRAEPVQPRQVEVEYSTVKASREEPYYSSVVFDFQSEDSKANRIRSQRTLEQETQYSVIKNT; encoded by the exons ATGGTCTGGAACGGCGGGGTTGCatggctgccttgggctctgctgcttctctgggtcccag GCTGTTCGTCTCTGCGTGGCCCCGACTCCGTGTCGGGCACCGTGGGGGGATCCCTGAGCGTGCGGTGTCAGTACAAGGAGAGATTCAGAGACCATGACAAATACTGGTGCAAAAGCCCATGTGTGTGGAAGATCGTGGAGACCacagagtcacagagagaagTGACGAAAGGCCGCGTGTCCATCAGGGACCATCCTGCAGACCTCACCTTCACAGTGACCTTGAAGAGCCTCACAGAAGGCGATGCAGGAACATACAAGTGTGGGATCGACACACTGTGGTGGGTTGACCCCACCTTCTCCGTTGTGGTGTCTGTGAACCCAG CAACAATGTCTACCTCATCTGCCAGCATCACTGTAACTCAGATCTCGACAATCACAGCTGAAATGAAGACCAAGTTGTACTGGTCCTCCTCATCCCCTGCCTCGACCACCACGGGAGCCACCCACAGTGCAAGCAGCCAGGAGGAATTACAGCCAAGTCAGAGTCTGGG GCTCCAAGTACTCCTCTCCTTGTTGGCACTTCTGCTGCTTCTGCTGGGGGGAAGCTCGCTGCTGGCCTGGAGGATGATTCGCAGACACAGACGGGTCAAAG CTGGTGAGAATTCAGAGCCACTCCGGACCCCTGGTCAG GCTACTCAGCAAGGGGAGCTCTGCTATGCGAATCTGGAGCTGCCAATGTGGCCACTTCGGGCAGAGCCTGTGCAACCgaggcaggtggaggtggaaTATAGCACAGTG aAGGCTTCCAGGGAAGAACCCTACTACTCATCTGTGGTGTTTGACTTCCAGAGTGAGGATTCTAAGGCCAACAGGATTCGCTCCCAGAGGACCCTGGAGCAGGAGACACAGTACAGCGTGATCAAGAACACATAA